The following proteins are co-located in the Methanoregula sp. UBA64 genome:
- a CDS encoding carboxymuconolactone decarboxylase family protein, translating to MGRKREIEFEDRLRYIVEKGTAATADEWLGIIEKEYGKVPLIFKHMGERPEALISHLLYKTTVAETSPLDPKYVELISMAVGAALKCPHCTSYHMQAAIKMGATREEVLETILLSGMISNSSVLANAYRIVDDKLEKCVPCQVKGVGSDQKEKAGNKKRTRKSRA from the coding sequence ATGGGACGCAAGCGCGAGATCGAGTTCGAGGACCGGCTCCGGTATATTGTCGAGAAGGGCACGGCGGCAACCGCAGACGAGTGGCTGGGGATCATTGAAAAAGAGTACGGCAAGGTGCCGCTCATCTTCAAACACATGGGCGAGCGGCCCGAGGCGCTCATCTCCCACCTGCTCTACAAGACTACAGTAGCAGAGACAAGCCCGCTCGACCCCAAGTACGTGGAGCTGATCAGCATGGCGGTCGGTGCGGCCTTGAAATGCCCGCACTGTACGAGCTACCACATGCAGGCCGCAATCAAGATGGGGGCGACCCGGGAAGAAGTCCTTGAAACGATTCTCCTGTCGGGGATGATCTCGAACTCCTCGGTGCTTGCGAATGCGTACCGGATCGTGGATGACAAACTGGAGAAGTGCGTTCCCTGCCAGGTCAAGGGGGTAGGAAGCGATCAGAAAGAGAAAGCCGGTAATAAAAAGCGGACCCGTAAATCCCGAGCGTAA
- a CDS encoding methanogenesis marker 7 protein, with protein MILVPITYKGGVYRHNEIIDLIEDLGGYIVQKHMIAQEVVLQCFVPKEDVELIRAIGKPLAGEVTDSPLVGTEIAVVSMSLEIHHLPHPSCDIAEYVRRLGAKSNMVGMARGVGKRIAGINDEERDVINEHDIAVYLLGNFEHCIEKKMPVILRGIEVPVVICGGPDKEVLERIVQPKVDGYVGNVGRFMHRTKESEELEKLDEIIAEITRVLSKRREEIAKDPLSVAPARLMDVIREKVPEIQYVTSPTPLTVQMAGLRVKLPYDTYADAVRRAEIEDGITIGEIADVEPSRMRDYIIVRVKPFSETNIVV; from the coding sequence ATGATCCTTGTCCCGATCACCTACAAGGGCGGAGTGTACCGGCACAACGAGATCATCGACCTCATCGAAGACCTCGGCGGCTACATTGTCCAGAAGCACATGATAGCCCAGGAAGTCGTGCTCCAGTGCTTTGTCCCCAAAGAGGACGTGGAGCTGATCCGGGCGATAGGAAAACCGCTTGCCGGCGAGGTTACGGACTCCCCGCTCGTGGGGACCGAGATCGCGGTCGTAAGTATGAGCCTCGAGATCCACCACCTGCCCCACCCGTCCTGCGATATCGCGGAGTACGTGCGCCGGCTCGGGGCAAAGAGCAACATGGTAGGGATGGCCCGGGGCGTGGGGAAACGGATCGCGGGGATCAACGATGAGGAACGCGATGTCATAAACGAGCACGACATCGCGGTATACCTGCTCGGGAACTTCGAGCACTGTATCGAGAAAAAGATGCCGGTAATCCTCCGGGGGATCGAGGTGCCGGTCGTTATCTGCGGCGGCCCGGACAAGGAGGTGCTCGAACGTATTGTCCAGCCGAAGGTTGACGGCTACGTGGGAAACGTCGGCAGGTTCATGCACCGCACCAAGGAATCGGAGGAGCTGGAGAAACTCGACGAGATCATTGCGGAGATCACCAGAGTCCTTTCAAAGCGCCGTGAAGAGATCGCAAAAGACCCCCTCTCGGTTGCCCCGGCCCGGCTCATGGATGTCATCCGGGAGAAGGTGCCCGAGATCCAGTACGTGACCTCCCCGACGCCGCTCACGGTCCAGATGGCAGGGCTCCGGGTGAAGCTGCCGTACGACACGTACGCGGATGCCGTGCGCAGGGCAGAGATTGAGGACGGGATCACCATCGGCGAGATCGCCGACGTCGAACCTTCGCGGATGCGGGACTATATCATTGTGCGGGTAAAACCGTTCTCGGAGACAAACATCGTTGTGTGA
- a CDS encoding methanogenesis marker 17 protein — protein MQAIEYFEVECTEKAGGENYKQIANDVLLDHNLLRVVHKIHIYIDPKVPIFVAVGILKKVTTIVKVGDIANVNPLEGKITLSISDETYLSQMLKVFWDRFGKDHVEQPDRFTVILYNVPATAAEIEEIQIADPSQSLYKDLVYAMKCICPEGFRVRSEDFGKEKFSFVASEDTLTDASLGLVNEKFALMGETP, from the coding sequence ATGCAGGCCATTGAGTATTTCGAGGTCGAATGTACCGAGAAGGCGGGCGGCGAGAACTATAAGCAGATAGCTAACGACGTGCTGCTCGACCATAACCTGCTCAGGGTGGTCCACAAGATCCACATCTACATCGACCCCAAGGTCCCCATCTTCGTCGCAGTCGGGATCTTAAAAAAAGTCACGACTATCGTAAAAGTCGGGGATATCGCAAACGTGAATCCCCTCGAAGGAAAGATCACGCTTTCTATCTCTGACGAGACCTACCTCTCCCAGATGCTCAAAGTTTTCTGGGACCGGTTCGGCAAAGACCATGTCGAGCAGCCGGACCGGTTCACGGTGATCCTCTATAATGTCCCGGCAACCGCAGCGGAGATCGAGGAGATCCAGATCGCCGACCCGAGCCAGTCGCTCTACAAGGATCTCGTCTATGCCATGAAATGCATCTGCCCGGAGGGGTTCCGGGTCAGGAGCGAGGACTTCGGGAAAGAGAAGTTCTCGTTTGTTGCCAGCGAGGATACACTCACCGATGCCAGCCTTGGGCTCGTAAATGAGAAGTTCGCGCTTATGGGGGAGACGCCATGA